One Desulfohalobium retbaense DSM 5692 DNA segment encodes these proteins:
- a CDS encoding plasmid partition protein ParG, with product MAKKVGLGPRPTRKAKSDQSQNAWVSGADQGAEAKKRLTIDISESLHRRIKADCASRGTKIADEVRALLAEKFEG from the coding sequence ATGGCGAAAAAGGTAGGCTTGGGGCCGAGACCCACAAGGAAGGCGAAATCGGATCAGAGCCAAAACGCATGGGTATCCGGGGCGGACCAGGGCGCAGAGGCGAAAAAGCGCCTGACAATCGATATTTCCGAATCATTACACCGCAGAATCAAGGCCGACTGTGCCAGCCGGGGAACGAAGATTGCCGATGAAGTCCGGGCGTTGTTGGCTGAAAAATTTGAAGGCTAA
- a CDS encoding helix-turn-helix domain-containing protein — MQVRTKKHHTDTVDIRITGPKEKKAEVLRDLKKHGYVDTSDCVPWRELFPELEVEPEYSVILRAARNRSGLTQVELSEKTGIAQSHLSSMENGKLEIGKDRAKRLAEVLNLDYRIFL; from the coding sequence ATGCAGGTACGCACGAAAAAGCACCATACTGACACCGTGGACATCCGGATCACCGGTCCCAAGGAAAAAAAGGCTGAAGTGCTCCGGGACCTCAAAAAACATGGCTATGTAGACACGAGCGATTGTGTCCCTTGGCGTGAACTCTTCCCTGAGCTTGAGGTTGAGCCCGAATACAGCGTCATTTTGCGGGCAGCCCGGAACCGGTCGGGCCTGACTCAGGTCGAGCTTTCCGAAAAGACAGGGATCGCTCAGAGCCATCTTTCGAGCATGGAGAATGGGAAACTGGAGATCGGAAAGGACCGGGCTAAGCGTTTGGCTGAAGTGCTGAACCTGGATTACCGGATCTTTCTCTAG
- a CDS encoding helix-turn-helix domain-containing protein: MWTRVTLFPGVNSFPSLRTSPNTASFCRQPGNRSGLTQVEFSEKTGIAQSHLLSMENGKLEIGKDQAKRLA, translated from the coding sequence ATGTGGACACGAGTGACTCTGTTCCCTGGCGTGAACTCTTTCCCGAGTTTGAGGACAAGCCCGAATACAGCGTCATTTTGCAGGCAGCCCGGGAATCGCTCGGGTCTGACCCAGGTCGAGTTTTCCGAGAAGACAGGGATCGCTCAGAGCCATCTTTTGAGCATGGAGAATGGGAAGCTGGAGATCGGAAAGGACCAGGCCAAGCGTTTGGCTTAA